A region from the Mesorhizobium sp. J8 genome encodes:
- a CDS encoding phosphate/phosphite/phosphonate ABC transporter substrate-binding protein codes for MSKFVAALPMYDWPEARGEVDAQWARLRDAFRQRGIDAPETIVRRNGDLPPVPGGILDDAGTPIVPDPATLPRDELDFHELWLSPALLFGQTCWGPLELGLARHVQVIAQPNYDAFEGGQGELYSSALVMLADGKASVPAPADGRAAIPFDLLRGRRFTFNSVDSMSGVIALMRDLEALGESLDIFSSRSESGGHRSSIVAVAEGRADIAAIDCQSWALAQRFEPAAKGVKVVGWTARRKGLPYITARTTPAPTIAAMRDAVVAVEGGASEQPLVQLVG; via the coding sequence ATGAGCAAGTTCGTTGCGGCCCTGCCGATGTATGACTGGCCTGAGGCCCGTGGTGAGGTCGACGCGCAGTGGGCGCGGCTCCGCGACGCCTTCCGGCAAAGGGGGATCGACGCGCCGGAAACGATCGTGCGCCGCAATGGCGATCTGCCGCCGGTGCCCGGCGGGATACTCGACGATGCCGGAACGCCGATTGTGCCGGATCCGGCGACTCTGCCTCGGGACGAACTCGATTTTCACGAGCTTTGGCTGAGTCCGGCGCTGCTCTTCGGGCAAACCTGCTGGGGGCCGCTGGAACTCGGCCTCGCCCGGCATGTGCAGGTGATCGCGCAGCCGAACTACGATGCGTTCGAAGGGGGGCAGGGGGAACTCTATTCCAGCGCGCTGGTGATGCTGGCAGACGGCAAGGCATCGGTGCCTGCGCCTGCGGACGGCAGGGCGGCCATTCCGTTCGATCTCCTGCGCGGCAGGCGCTTCACCTTCAATAGCGTCGATTCCATGTCCGGCGTCATCGCGCTGATGCGCGACCTGGAGGCGCTGGGCGAAAGCCTGGACATCTTTTCCTCGCGCAGCGAGAGCGGCGGCCATCGGTCGTCGATCGTCGCGGTCGCGGAAGGCAGGGCCGATATCGCCGCCATCGACTGCCAGAGCTGGGCGCTGGCGCAGCGTTTCGAGCCGGCGGCGAAAGGCGTGAAGGTGGTCGGCTGGACGGCACGGCGCAAGGGCCTGCCTTATATCACCGCCAGGACCACCCCGGCCCCGACCATTGCCGCGATGCGCGATGCCGTCGTGGCAGTCGAAGGCGGCGCATCAGAGCAGCCGCTCGTCCAGCTTGTAGGCTGA
- a CDS encoding fatty acid desaturase has translation MNTGISKRRSSAPAIEWPTVFLALFCYGAWFAIGFLLWPSHPLIALIALALVLALQSSLMHEVLHGHPTRSARINEAFVFLPIGLVWPFRRFKTIHLRHHADERLTDPLDDPESYYQALWMHEELPPAMKFLLKINNTMVGRFILGPWLSSVGFFIDDARQIAAGDKAIRKAWLLHAVGIAVVAPIVTFGFGIPLWLYVLVPVWLGQSLISVRTYAEHQWSEHPEGRTIIVERSPLSFLFLNNNLHFVHHKSPTVAWYRLPKLFRDRREEWLRMNNGYVYPNYLALIKSYAFKAKEPVVHPVLRRAPEPGRAFKPRVRARNVSGLGTAPVPAEPPKE, from the coding sequence ATGAATACCGGCATAAGCAAGAGACGCAGCAGCGCACCGGCAATCGAATGGCCGACGGTATTCCTCGCACTCTTCTGCTACGGCGCATGGTTCGCGATCGGCTTCCTGCTCTGGCCATCCCATCCCTTGATTGCGTTGATCGCCTTGGCGCTGGTCCTCGCGCTCCAATCCTCACTGATGCATGAGGTGCTGCACGGTCATCCGACCCGCAGCGCGAGGATCAACGAAGCCTTCGTCTTCCTGCCGATCGGGCTGGTGTGGCCGTTCCGGCGTTTCAAGACCATCCACCTGCGCCACCATGCCGATGAGCGGCTGACCGATCCGCTGGACGACCCCGAGAGCTATTACCAGGCGCTCTGGATGCATGAGGAACTGCCGCCGGCGATGAAGTTCCTGCTCAAAATCAACAACACCATGGTCGGCCGCTTCATCCTCGGGCCATGGCTGTCCTCGGTCGGCTTCTTCATCGACGACGCCAGGCAGATCGCCGCCGGCGACAAGGCGATCCGCAAGGCCTGGCTGCTGCATGCCGTCGGCATTGCCGTCGTGGCGCCGATCGTGACGTTCGGCTTCGGCATTCCGCTCTGGCTCTATGTGCTGGTGCCGGTCTGGCTCGGGCAATCGCTGATTTCGGTGCGCACCTATGCCGAGCATCAGTGGTCCGAGCATCCGGAAGGGCGCACCATCATCGTAGAACGCTCGCCGCTGTCGTTTCTGTTCCTCAACAACAACCTGCATTTCGTGCATCACAAGAGCCCGACGGTTGCCTGGTACAGATTGCCGAAGCTCTTTCGCGACCGCCGCGAAGAATGGCTGCGGATGAACAACGGCTATGTCTACCCGAACTATCTGGCGCTGATCAAATCCTACGCCTTCAAGGCCAAGGAGCCCGTCGTTCATCCGGTGCTGCGCCGCGCGCCGGAGCCGGGCCGCGCCTTCAAGCCGCGTGTCAGGGCGCGCAATGTCAGCGGACTTGGCACGGCGCCGGTTCCGGCCGAGCCGCCGAAAGAGTAA
- a CDS encoding helix-turn-helix domain-containing protein, with protein MDKRDLSTLFRERLKLLLTRSDLNQSAFAAAVGIDRSALSQLLSGASTRLPRAETLLNIAAEFKVSLDWLLGLSQDEGVTGEIRESLEIEEAPDGFDRTLLAKWHAEAAGTKIRYVPAGIPDLLRTEALVEYEAGITNKSREAQAGETQYRIDYTRRPETDMEVCMPRHTLEIFARGLGVWDRFPEAERRKQLLHMAALLDDLYPTFRLFLYDGRMRYSIPYTIFGPYRAAIYVGDMYLVLNATQPIRTLASHFDNLIRAADINAHEAASFTQKLAAMSFPSGSV; from the coding sequence ATGGATAAGCGCGATCTCTCGACCTTGTTCAGGGAGCGGCTGAAATTGCTCTTGACACGCTCCGATCTCAACCAGTCGGCCTTCGCGGCGGCCGTCGGCATCGACCGCTCGGCGCTGTCCCAGCTCCTGTCCGGCGCCTCGACCCGCCTGCCACGCGCCGAGACGCTTCTCAACATCGCGGCCGAGTTCAAGGTGTCGCTCGATTGGCTGCTGGGCCTCTCCCAGGACGAGGGCGTCACCGGCGAAATCAGGGAGAGCCTCGAGATCGAGGAGGCGCCCGACGGCTTCGACCGCACATTGCTCGCCAAGTGGCATGCCGAGGCGGCAGGCACCAAGATCCGCTACGTGCCGGCGGGCATCCCAGACCTTCTGCGCACCGAGGCGCTGGTCGAATACGAGGCCGGCATCACCAACAAGAGCCGCGAGGCGCAGGCCGGCGAAACGCAATACCGCATCGACTATACGAGGCGGCCGGAGACCGACATGGAGGTCTGCATGCCGCGCCACACGCTGGAGATCTTCGCGCGTGGCCTTGGCGTCTGGGATCGTTTCCCGGAAGCCGAGAGGCGCAAGCAATTGCTGCACATGGCAGCCCTCCTCGACGACCTTTACCCGACGTTCCGGCTGTTCCTCTACGACGGCCGTATGCGCTATTCGATCCCCTATACCATCTTCGGACCCTACCGCGCCGCGATCTATGTCGGAGACATGTATCTGGTGTTGAACGCCACTCAGCCGATCCGCACGCTCGCCAGCCACTTCGACAACCTGATCCGCGCCGCCGACATCAACGCGCATGAGGCGGCAAGCTTCACGCAGAAGCTGGCCGCAATGTCCTTCCCATCAGGCTCTGTCTAA
- a CDS encoding DUF1989 domain-containing protein: MQASRHIVVPPQSGRSTRVRRGDLIRIIDPKGQQVSDLWAFSTEGRLDWLSTSQTRDITERLFPKPGDHFYSAAGRIMLTLVEDASPGPHDMLYPACDSALYERAGLPNHPNCRDNLMTALAAEGIDLPFAPDPVDLFQNSLPQPDGTLVVEASINPPGGYVTLRAEQDLLLVVTACSVDHHPTNGDACTEIEVEITPAA; the protein is encoded by the coding sequence ATGCAAGCATCGCGCCACATCGTCGTTCCTCCGCAGTCGGGCCGTTCCACGCGTGTCAGGCGCGGCGATCTGATCCGCATCATCGATCCCAAGGGCCAGCAGGTCTCGGACCTATGGGCCTTCTCGACCGAAGGCAGACTCGACTGGCTGAGCACATCGCAGACCCGCGACATCACAGAGCGGCTGTTCCCGAAGCCCGGCGACCATTTCTACAGCGCCGCCGGCAGGATCATGCTGACGCTGGTCGAGGACGCCTCGCCGGGACCGCACGACATGCTTTACCCGGCCTGCGACAGCGCGCTCTACGAACGCGCCGGCCTGCCCAACCACCCGAACTGCCGCGACAATCTTATGACGGCCCTCGCCGCGGAAGGCATCGACCTGCCCTTCGCGCCCGACCCGGTCGACCTCTTCCAGAACTCCTTGCCGCAGCCGGACGGCACGCTCGTTGTCGAGGCCTCGATCAATCCGCCTGGCGGTTACGTCACCTTGCGCGCCGAGCAGGACCTCCTGCTTGTCGTCACCGCCTGCTCGGTCGACCACCACCCGACCAATGGTGATGCGTGCACCGAGATCGAGGTCGAGATCACACCGGCCGCATAA
- the bmt gene encoding betaine--homocysteine S-methyltransferase yields MTTTNPIDALLAEKGVLLADGATGTNLFAMGLPAGEAPELLNETAPETIVSLHQNFVDAGADIILTNSFGGTRHRLKLHHAQDRVHELNKRAAEIARSVADKAGRKVIVAGSVGPTGELLVPLGALTYDDAVDAFAEQIEGLKAGGAEVAWIETMSAPDEIRAAAEAAIRIGLPYTYTGSFDTAGRTMMGLLPKDIHAVADGLSQAPLGVGANCGVGASDILASLLDMTEAKPEATVIVKGNCGIPEFRGSEIHYSGTPELMSDYVRLAVDAGAKIVGGCCGTSFAHLAAMRKALDAHTKSTRPTVETIVERIGPMRNKTASAGDTGEGRRERRRSRA; encoded by the coding sequence ATGACCACGACCAACCCGATTGACGCATTGCTTGCCGAAAAGGGCGTGCTTCTGGCCGACGGCGCCACCGGCACCAATTTGTTCGCGATGGGCCTGCCGGCCGGCGAGGCGCCCGAGCTGCTCAACGAGACGGCGCCCGAGACCATTGTCAGCCTGCATCAGAATTTCGTCGACGCCGGCGCCGACATCATCCTGACCAACTCCTTCGGCGGCACCCGCCACAGGCTCAAGCTGCATCACGCGCAGGACCGCGTGCACGAGCTGAACAAGCGCGCCGCCGAGATCGCACGTTCGGTCGCCGACAAGGCCGGCCGCAAGGTGATCGTCGCCGGCTCTGTCGGCCCGACCGGCGAGTTGTTGGTGCCGCTCGGGGCGCTGACCTATGACGACGCCGTCGATGCCTTCGCCGAGCAGATCGAGGGTCTCAAAGCCGGTGGCGCCGAAGTCGCCTGGATCGAGACCATGTCAGCGCCCGACGAAATCCGCGCCGCGGCCGAGGCCGCTATCCGCATCGGCCTGCCCTATACCTATACCGGTTCGTTCGACACAGCCGGCCGCACCATGATGGGCCTGCTGCCGAAGGACATCCACGCCGTCGCCGACGGTCTGTCGCAGGCACCGCTCGGCGTCGGCGCCAATTGCGGCGTCGGCGCTTCCGATATCCTCGCCTCGCTGCTCGACATGACCGAGGCGAAGCCGGAGGCGACCGTGATCGTCAAGGGCAATTGCGGCATTCCGGAATTCCGCGGCAGCGAGATCCACTATTCCGGCACCCCGGAGCTGATGTCCGATTATGTGCGTCTGGCGGTCGATGCCGGCGCCAAGATCGTCGGCGGCTGCTGCGGCACCTCGTTCGCGCACCTCGCCGCCATGCGCAAGGCGCTCGATGCGCACACCAAGTCGACGCGCCCGACCGTCGAGACGATCGTCGAACGCATCGGCCCGATGCGGAACAAGACGGCAAGCGCCGGCGATACCGGCGAAGGCAGGCGGGAACGCAGGCGCAGCCGCGCCTGA
- a CDS encoding vWA domain-containing protein encodes MVDDNELERLRDIAVPAPEGEAKARALAAAMQAYDLDEKNSPGAQGTPAGLRLTERARKLWRDIMQRKLIATPAITALVALPIAGYAAFEMLKEQQPVMGGDNGKVTETLADKPAQKRAPEQPAINEPLTAAPAKAKKSDADAETFANSQMAPAAPKPATEVDSLLKQEAAPEAMPAPGESGQLAAGGKAGSPGKVQFSPPLKDEAARADQAPAGVATAIPASPPAVADSKLMVQPAPVLGDQMQPREENRDRIETFKTNPVHETAQDPVSTFSIDVDTASYSFVRRSLKEGSLPDPDTVRVEEMINYFPYDWKGPDSAKTPFNSTVTVMPTPWNEHTKLMHVAIKGFDVKPAEQPKANLVFLIDVSGSMDEPDKLPLLKSAFRLLVSKLKPDDTVSIVTYAGNAGTVLMPTKASEKQKILAAIDNLEPGGSTAGEEGIREAYKLAQQSFVKDGVNRVMLATDGDFNVGQTDDDDLKRLIEKERKKGVFLSVFGFGRDNLNDQMMQTIAQNGNGTAAYIDTLAEAQKVLVDDASSTLFPIAKDVKIQVEFNPATVSEYRLVGYETRALKREDFNNDRVDAGDIGSGHSVTAVYEITPKGSGGEQVDPLRYGQAKVDNGGVANADEYAFVKVRYKLPDENVSKLITTPVTAANEVKSFDAAGADQRFSVAVAAFGQKLRDEDQTANFGYDRIAEIANAARGADPFGYRAEFLSLVRLAASLDGNK; translated from the coding sequence ATGGTCGACGACAACGAACTCGAAAGGCTGCGCGACATCGCTGTACCAGCACCGGAAGGCGAGGCCAAGGCGCGCGCGCTGGCCGCCGCGATGCAGGCATACGACTTGGACGAAAAAAATTCGCCGGGCGCCCAAGGAACGCCGGCAGGCCTTCGTCTCACGGAGCGAGCAAGAAAGCTCTGGAGAGACATCATGCAACGGAAACTCATTGCCACGCCGGCCATCACCGCGCTGGTCGCGCTGCCTATCGCCGGCTATGCCGCTTTCGAGATGTTGAAGGAACAGCAGCCGGTCATGGGCGGCGATAACGGCAAGGTCACGGAGACGCTGGCCGACAAGCCGGCGCAAAAGCGGGCGCCGGAGCAACCTGCGATCAACGAGCCGCTGACGGCTGCGCCAGCGAAGGCGAAGAAGAGCGACGCGGACGCCGAGACGTTCGCGAATTCCCAGATGGCGCCGGCAGCTCCCAAGCCGGCGACCGAGGTCGACAGCCTGCTCAAGCAGGAGGCAGCGCCCGAGGCGATGCCCGCGCCTGGCGAAAGCGGTCAGCTCGCCGCCGGCGGCAAGGCTGGTTCACCGGGCAAGGTGCAGTTTTCACCGCCGTTAAAGGATGAAGCCGCGAGGGCCGATCAGGCGCCGGCAGGGGTAGCGACCGCCATTCCGGCGTCTCCACCCGCCGTCGCCGATTCCAAGCTGATGGTGCAGCCGGCGCCCGTGCTTGGCGACCAGATGCAGCCGCGGGAGGAAAACCGCGACCGCATCGAGACGTTCAAAACCAATCCGGTGCATGAAACGGCGCAGGATCCGGTCTCGACCTTCTCGATCGACGTCGACACTGCTTCCTATTCGTTCGTGCGGCGCTCGCTGAAGGAGGGCAGCCTGCCAGACCCGGACACGGTTCGCGTCGAGGAGATGATCAACTACTTCCCATATGACTGGAAAGGTCCGGACTCGGCCAAGACGCCGTTCAACTCGACCGTCACCGTGATGCCGACGCCGTGGAACGAGCACACCAAGCTCATGCATGTCGCGATCAAGGGTTTCGACGTCAAGCCGGCCGAGCAGCCGAAGGCCAATCTGGTCTTCCTGATCGACGTCTCGGGCTCGATGGACGAGCCGGACAAGCTGCCGCTGCTCAAATCCGCCTTCAGGCTGCTGGTCAGCAAGCTCAAACCCGACGATACCGTCTCGATCGTCACCTATGCGGGCAATGCCGGCACCGTGCTGATGCCGACCAAGGCGTCGGAAAAGCAGAAGATCCTTGCGGCCATCGACAATCTCGAGCCCGGCGGCTCGACGGCCGGTGAGGAAGGCATCCGCGAGGCCTACAAGCTTGCCCAGCAATCCTTCGTCAAGGACGGCGTCAACCGCGTGATGTTGGCCACCGACGGCGACTTCAATGTCGGCCAGACCGATGACGACGACCTCAAGCGTCTGATCGAGAAGGAACGCAAGAAAGGCGTGTTCCTGTCGGTATTCGGCTTCGGCCGCGACAATCTGAATGACCAGATGATGCAGACCATCGCCCAGAACGGCAACGGCACGGCTGCCTATATAGACACGCTCGCCGAGGCGCAGAAGGTGCTGGTCGACGATGCGTCCTCGACGCTGTTCCCCATCGCCAAGGACGTCAAGATCCAGGTCGAGTTCAACCCGGCGACCGTGTCGGAATACCGTCTTGTCGGTTATGAGACCCGGGCCTTGAAGCGCGAGGATTTCAACAACGACCGTGTCGACGCCGGCGATATCGGTTCCGGCCATTCGGTGACGGCGGTTTACGAGATCACGCCGAAGGGGAGCGGTGGCGAGCAGGTCGATCCGCTGCGCTACGGCCAGGCCAAGGTCGACAATGGCGGCGTCGCCAATGCCGACGAATATGCCTTCGTCAAGGTCCGCTACAAGCTCCCGGACGAGAATGTCTCCAAGCTGATCACCACGCCGGTGACCGCCGCCAACGAGGTCAAGTCCTTCGATGCGGCCGGCGCCGACCAGCGCTTCTCGGTTGCGGTCGCGGCTTTCGGCCAGAAGCTACGCGACGAGGATCAGACGGCGAATTTCGGCTACGACCGGATCGCGGAGATCGCCAATGCCGCGCGCGGCGCCGATCCGTTCGGCTACAGGGCGGAGTTCCTGTCGCTGGTGCGGCTTGCCGCATCGCTGGATGGTAACAAGTAA
- a CDS encoding RNA polymerase sigma factor, which produces MTAMMLDDSEASDAELIGRARGGDRGAFGKLVERHYGFVYRAAYRWCGRKADAEDIAQDVCVRLGRAIRDYQGSGAFTTWLYAMTLNASRDMMRKRARDTAKTDAYGAYASIAGEASAEADDPSDALWAAVRMLPDKQRDAVLLVYGEGLNHAAAAEVMAISETTVSWHIHEAKKRLKVLMRSAGEV; this is translated from the coding sequence ATGACGGCGATGATGCTGGACGACAGCGAAGCCTCCGATGCCGAGTTGATCGGGCGGGCGAGGGGCGGAGACAGGGGGGCTTTCGGCAAGCTGGTCGAAAGGCACTATGGCTTCGTCTATCGCGCCGCCTATCGCTGGTGTGGCCGCAAAGCCGACGCCGAGGACATCGCCCAGGACGTCTGCGTGCGGCTCGGCCGGGCGATCCGCGACTATCAGGGCAGCGGCGCGTTCACGACATGGCTCTATGCCATGACACTGAATGCTTCGCGCGACATGATGCGCAAGCGCGCCCGCGACACCGCCAAGACCGATGCCTATGGCGCCTATGCATCGATTGCGGGTGAAGCTTCGGCCGAGGCCGACGATCCGTCCGACGCGCTATGGGCGGCGGTGCGGATGCTGCCGGACAAGCAGCGTGATGCGGTGCTTTTGGTCTACGGCGAAGGTCTCAATCACGCGGCGGCGGCGGAGGTGATGGCGATCTCGGAGACGACGGTTTCCTGGCACATCCATGAAGCAAAGAAACGGCTGAAGGTGCTGATGCGTTCAGCCGGGGAAGTGTGA
- a CDS encoding dienelactone hydrolase family protein encodes MAGKQIEIETKDGKAKAGLFRPSAKARAGVILYMDAFGPRPALDEMAERLAGNGYAVLVPDLFYRNAPYGPFDAKTAFTAEETKTKLMALVTGTTQEMTIRDSAAFLDAFAAEGIDGPIGVVGYCMGGARALNAAASYADRIVAAASFHGGNLASDAPDSPHRKAASIEARLYIGVAGIDRSFPPEQSARLAEALRVAEVDHVIENYVGVGHGWCVKDHGVYDEAGAERHWKRLTTFFAETLG; translated from the coding sequence ATGGCGGGCAAGCAGATCGAGATCGAAACCAAGGACGGCAAGGCGAAGGCAGGGCTTTTCCGACCGTCCGCCAAGGCCCGCGCCGGCGTCATCCTTTATATGGACGCATTCGGGCCGCGCCCGGCCCTCGACGAGATGGCCGAAAGGCTTGCCGGCAACGGCTATGCCGTGCTGGTGCCGGATCTCTTCTACCGCAACGCGCCCTATGGGCCGTTCGACGCCAAGACCGCCTTCACGGCGGAGGAAACCAAGACCAAGTTGATGGCGCTGGTGACCGGCACGACGCAGGAGATGACCATCCGCGACAGCGCTGCCTTCCTCGACGCGTTCGCGGCCGAGGGCATTGACGGGCCGATCGGCGTCGTCGGCTATTGCATGGGCGGTGCGCGGGCGCTGAACGCGGCGGCGAGCTATGCGGACCGGATCGTTGCCGCGGCAAGCTTCCATGGCGGCAATCTTGCCAGTGACGCGCCCGACAGCCCGCATCGCAAGGCGGCTTCGATCGAGGCGCGCCTCTATATCGGCGTCGCCGGCATCGACCGTAGCTTCCCGCCCGAACAGTCGGCCCGGCTGGCGGAGGCACTGAGGGTGGCGGAGGTCGACCACGTCATCGAGAATTATGTCGGCGTCGGCCATGGCTGGTGCGTCAAAGATCACGGCGTCTATGACGAGGCGGGCGCTGAGAGGCATTGGAAGCGGTTGACGACGTTCTTCGCTGAAACACTGGGCTGA
- a CDS encoding 4Fe-4S dicluster domain-containing protein translates to MTFFRGTVEEIAAALAVNGLILRGGFSFGDDEEAPAGRSGAPARSVLLIGQAGAAPWPYFQRWLRRRPQAIANPLDSWSGEVIGAVAEEFGARAVSPSDRPYLPFQQWAMRAEGLKPSPLGILMHPEYGLWHAYRGALLFEDEISVPEAHAAIHLCDTCVAKPCLKSCPVDAYSVDGFAHDACLGHVRGPRGAPCRSGGCLDRNACPYGTAYRYPPQAQAFHMAAFARL, encoded by the coding sequence ATGACTTTTTTCCGCGGCACGGTCGAGGAGATTGCGGCCGCGCTCGCGGTCAACGGCCTGATTCTCCGCGGCGGCTTCAGCTTCGGTGACGACGAGGAGGCGCCAGCCGGGCGTTCCGGCGCGCCGGCCAGATCCGTGCTGCTGATCGGGCAAGCGGGCGCGGCGCCATGGCCATATTTCCAGCGCTGGCTCAGGAGACGGCCTCAGGCCATTGCGAATCCGCTCGACAGCTGGTCGGGCGAGGTGATCGGCGCGGTGGCGGAAGAATTCGGCGCCCGCGCGGTGTCGCCTTCGGACCGGCCCTATCTGCCGTTCCAGCAATGGGCGATGCGGGCGGAGGGGCTGAAGCCGTCGCCCCTCGGCATCCTCATGCATCCCGAATACGGGCTGTGGCATGCCTATCGCGGCGCGCTGCTGTTCGAGGACGAGATTTCTGTTCCCGAAGCTCATGCAGCGATTCATCTTTGCGACACATGTGTCGCAAAACCTTGCCTGAAATCCTGTCCGGTCGACGCCTATTCGGTGGATGGCTTTGCCCATGACGCCTGTCTTGGCCATGTGCGCGGCCCTCGCGGCGCGCCGTGCCGGAGCGGCGGCTGTCTCGACCGCAATGCTTGCCCTTACGGCACAGCCTATCGCTATCCGCCGCAGGCGCAGGCCTTTCACATGGCTGCCTTTGCGAGGCTGTAG
- a CDS encoding trimethylamine methyltransferase family protein: MSDNAAVEQEASGGRRGRGASGGAAARRAARSGGGPGTQLTYIKRKINVYEVLNEEGLALIEKNTDTVLEETGIIFRDDAEALALWKEAGADVKGERVHFPKGLCRSLLKTAPSIYTQHARNPERSVQIGGNATVFAPVYGPPFVRDLDGNRRYATIEDFQNFVKLAYMAPSIHHSGGTVCEPVDVPVNKRHLDMIYAHIRYSDKPFMGSVTAPERAEDTVAMAKLVFGDDFVENNTVLTSLINANSPMVFDETMLGALKVYSRHNQACIVTPFILAGAMSPVTVAGTLTQVLAEVLAGASFTQLIKPGAPVLFGTFASSISMQSGAPTFGTPEPSLVSYGAAQLARRLGLPFRTGGSLCASKIPDAQAAYESANTLNSTILAGTNFVLHSAGWLEGGLASCYEKFMMDIDQLGMQQKFCEGVDLSENGQAMDAIRQVGPGSHYLGCDHTQANFQTAFYRSSIADNNSYEQWLAEGEKTAPQRANELARRWLESYEAPHLDPAIDEALKDFIAKKKGSMADAFT, encoded by the coding sequence ATGAGCGATAACGCGGCAGTCGAGCAGGAAGCGTCGGGTGGACGGCGCGGTCGCGGCGCCAGCGGCGGCGCGGCGGCACGCCGTGCGGCCCGTTCGGGCGGCGGTCCGGGCACCCAGCTCACCTACATCAAGCGCAAGATCAACGTCTATGAGGTCCTCAACGAGGAAGGCCTGGCGCTGATCGAGAAGAACACCGACACGGTTCTGGAAGAAACCGGCATCATCTTCCGCGACGACGCCGAGGCGCTGGCGCTGTGGAAGGAGGCCGGCGCCGACGTCAAGGGCGAGCGCGTGCACTTCCCCAAGGGCCTCTGCCGCTCGCTCCTGAAGACCGCGCCTTCCATCTACACCCAGCATGCGCGCAATCCGGAACGCTCGGTGCAGATCGGCGGCAATGCGACCGTGTTCGCGCCGGTCTACGGCCCGCCCTTCGTGCGCGACCTCGACGGTAACCGCCGCTACGCGACGATCGAGGATTTCCAGAATTTCGTGAAGCTCGCCTATATGGCGCCGTCGATCCACCATTCGGGCGGCACGGTGTGCGAGCCGGTCGACGTGCCGGTCAACAAGCGCCACCTCGACATGATCTATGCGCATATCCGCTACTCGGACAAGCCGTTCATGGGTTCGGTGACGGCGCCGGAGCGGGCCGAAGACACGGTGGCGATGGCCAAGCTCGTGTTCGGCGACGACTTCGTCGAGAACAACACGGTGCTGACCAGCCTGATCAACGCCAACTCGCCGATGGTGTTCGACGAGACCATGCTCGGCGCGCTGAAGGTCTATTCGCGCCACAACCAGGCCTGCATCGTCACGCCCTTCATCCTGGCCGGCGCGATGAGCCCGGTGACGGTTGCCGGCACGTTGACGCAGGTGCTGGCCGAGGTGCTCGCCGGCGCTTCGTTCACGCAGCTGATCAAGCCCGGCGCTCCCGTGCTGTTCGGCACCTTCGCCTCGTCGATCTCGATGCAGTCGGGCGCGCCGACCTTCGGCACGCCGGAGCCGTCGCTGGTCTCCTACGGCGCCGCCCAGCTCGCGCGCCGGCTCGGTCTGCCGTTCCGCACCGGCGGTTCGCTCTGCGCCTCGAAGATCCCGGATGCGCAGGCCGCCTATGAGAGCGCCAACACGCTCAACTCGACCATCCTTGCCGGCACCAATTTCGTGCTGCATTCGGCCGGCTGGCTCGAGGGCGGTCTCGCCTCCTGCTACGAAAAATTCATGATGGACATCGACCAGCTCGGCATGCAGCAGAAGTTCTGCGAGGGCGTCGACCTCTCGGAAAACGGCCAGGCGATGGACGCCATCCGCCAAGTCGGTCCGGGCAGCCATTATCTCGGCTGCGACCACACGCAGGCGAATTTCCAAACGGCCTTCTACCGCTCCAGCATCGCCGACAACAATTCCTACGAGCAGTGGCTGGCCGAGGGCGAGAAGACCGCGCCGCAACGCGCCAACGAGCTCGCCCGCCGCTGGCTGGAGAGCTACGAGGCGCCGCATCTCGATCCGGCCATCGACGAGGCGCTGAAGGACTTCATCGCCAAGAAGAAGGGCTCGATGGCCGACGCCTTCACGTGA